A genome region from Triticum aestivum cultivar Chinese Spring chromosome 2B, IWGSC CS RefSeq v2.1, whole genome shotgun sequence includes the following:
- the LOC123044738 gene encoding uncharacterized protein, with translation MASSLAAMPHDSAPWRDPSTSTSTSRHRRFFNVNVLIPPPRHSFSDAAAAPAAPAEPTPRRRRIIASEPPPPADARRRDREAELSALASATRPVAARAAVFRAPSPAPSDASSTTTAGPDLPPSGPRASSLIQRWREIEAVGPVTPRVSGDVTSESDGSPRRRVGCIVKKLSGAASLPEEDLEAANNELPLSQSAPPSPTQLRNAVESLALHIKGTRPPKLVVRTVRGRRAVEELVARMAHRRRRELAALADRHAVSRFGHKGRIQSMLRLKLLRHGDAINDEVWNLLRPVRPHPPKCRPEASRDDSSKTDSQDANECSLQNNRADEQHSDDRNPSAEKSIGLAIESLVNSDGSGNRQYDEKIDTKGNQCQEDRVNLVNSCVHYQESSKASNFARYDDHRVVYDNQYMDDISPSTISTSCELQETPSSRGETLREEDNQSLNGSWDERALWMSSLGWPAPVDSMSPDSWHQGTIGDMENHNQIEFNDRPWIDSPNSWRSLHIATQADCRDLSGNADICNLLESKKVSKSLDSDFSNKMNHLLRAILQKQRQQHMIDEFGGYYPENLYWQQNDEPRNEDQVSSAPCSLAPVSHVTAHHQENWQHSSFEHQQHENQNLFEMEVRVRSEMAQIHHEIYELRKLAETCIASQVKMQHSIKEEVCSALREAGLMPSQPDITAKKGTCCICHEMQVDSLLYRCGHMCTCFNCADQLKSSSGSCPICQSPIDDVVRAHLNF, from the exons ATGGCCTCTTCCCTGGCCGCCATGCCCCACGACTCCGCACCATGGAGGgacccctccacctccacctccacctccaggcACAGGCGCTTCTTCAACGTCAACGTCCTTATACCGCCGCCGCGCCACTCCTTctccgacgccgccgccgcgcccgccgcgccCGCCGAGCCCACGCCCAGGCGCAGGCGGATTATAGCCTCcgagccgccgcctcccgccgatgCGCGCCGCCGCGACAGGGAGGCCGAGCTGTCCGCGCTCGCCTCTGCCACGCGCCCCGTTGCCGCCCGTGCCGCCGTCTTCCGCGCGCCCTCGCCGGCGCCGTCCGATGCCTCCTCCACGACCACCGCCGGCCCGGACCTGCCGCCGTCGGGCCCGCGGGCGTCCTCGCTCATCCAGCGCTGGCGCGAGATCGAGGCCGTGGGGCCCGTCACGCCCCGCGTCTCCGGCGACGTCACCTCTGAATCCGATGgctcgccacgccgccgcgtcggaTGCATCGTCAAGAAGCTCAGCGGGGCTGCCTCGCTTCCGGAGGAGGACCTGGAGGCCGCCAATAACGAGCTCCCGCTCTCGCAGTCCGCGCCTCCGTCGCCGACCCAGCTGCGCAACGCAGTCGAGTCGCTCGCCCTTCATATCAAGGGCACTCGGCCGCCCAAGCTGGTGGTCAGGACGGTACGCGGGCGCCGCGCAGTGGAGGAGCTTGTCGCTCGGATGGCACATCGCCGCAGGCGAGAGCTCGCTGCGCTCGCGGATCGACACGCCGTCTCTCGGTTCGGGCACAAAGGCAGGATCCAG TCCATGCTTCGTCTAAAGCTGCTGCGTCACGGAGATGCTATTAACGATGAAGTGTGGAATCTACTAAGACCGGTTAGGCCACACCCACCAAAATGCAGACCTGAGGCATCGAG AGACGATAGCAGCAAGACAGATTCACAAGATGCAAATGAATGTAGTCTGCAAAATAATAG GGCTGATGAACAACATAGTGATGATAGAAATCCATCTGCGGAGAAGTCTATTGGGCTAGCAATTGAGAGCCTTGTTAACTCCGACGGTTCAGGAAATCGACAATATGATGAGAAGATAGACACAAAGGGAAATCAATGTCAGGAAGATCGTGTAAACTTGGTAAACTCGTGTGTTCACTATCAAGAAAGTTCTAAAGCTTCAAACTTTGCAAGGTACGATGATCATCGTGTTGTCTACGATAATCAATATATGGATGATATCTCCCCAAGTACCATAAGCACATCGTGTGAACTCCAAGAAACTCCTTCATCAAGAGGTGAAACTTTACGAGAAGAAGACAACCAAAGTCTGAATGGTTCTTGGGACGAGAGAGCACTATGGATGAGCAGTCTTGGTTGGCCTGCACCAGTAGATTCCATGAGTCCGGACAGCTGGCATCAGGGCACAATTGGTGATATGGAGAATCATAATCAGATTGAATTTAATGATCGGCCTTGGATAGACTCCCCTAACTCATGGAGATCATTGCATATTGCCACACAAGCAGACTGTCGAGATTTGTCTGGCAATGCTGATATTTGTAATCTTCTTGAGAG CAAAAAGGTCTCAAAGTCCCTTGATAGTGATTTTAGCAATAAAATGAACCATCTCCTGAGAGCAATTCTGCAGAAGCAAAGACAACAACACATGATTGATGAATTTGGGGGTTACTATCCGGAAAACTTATACTGGCAACAGAATGATGAACCCCGGAATGAAGATCAGGTGTCATCTGCACCGTGTTCATTAGCACCTGTCTCCCATGTCACAGCCCACCACCAAGAGAATTGGCAGCACTCATCATTTGAACATCAACAACATGAAAATCAAAATTTGTTT GAAATGGAGGTCAGGGTAAGAAGCGAAATGGCCCagattcatcatgaaatatatGAACTACGTAAGTTGGCGGAAACTTGTATTGCATCCCAAGTAAAGATGCAGCATTCCATTAAAGAAGAGGTGTGCAGCGCACTTCGAGAAGCTG GGTTGATGCCAAGCCAGCCTGACATAACAGCAAAAAAGGGCACGTGCTGCATCTGCCATGAGATGCAAGTTGACTCTTTACTGTACAG GTGTGGCCATATGTGCACCTGCTTCAACTGTGCTGATCAGCTGAAATCAAGCAGCGGGAGTTGCCCAATCTGTCAATCTCCTATCGACGATGTTGTTCGGGCTCACCTGAATTTTTGA